ATGTTGCATGAAAGAATCATATGTATCCCATCCAAAAGATTTTGTCAGCTCTTTCGTGGCGACACTGTTGTCACTGTACTGAAGTTTATAGAATAGGCTCTGAAGAGCCAAGGGAATGCTTCCAGATGGCATATCATTCTCCGTCGTTGGCATATGATAAACAGCCTGCAGTACGAGATTCAAACAATTAATCACTGAACAAGTTGATCAGACAGATATTACATAAGCTGTCAGTTCTACCTTTCTGAAATATGGAATATGATACAGAGTCTGAAGAAGCGAGTTCATGTAACAAGTAGCTCCTTGGTTCTTAAGACCAACATAACCCGTTTCCTTTTTTGAATCATAACTCCAGTAGTCTATCAACCTACGGACAGCAACTTCAGCTTCAATTACACATGTATCATTGACAAGATATCCTCTACTTGGATCATAGAGTTCACTTAGAGACATAAATGAAGTAAAACCCCAATCACTTTCTCGTGAATTAAATTGGTGTTGTGTCTCTGCAGAGAGAAAGGATAGAGGTCAAGTACCAAAAGATCAAAAGTTTCCATAGACATTTTTTTGACACGAGCAATTAAAAATTTTCCTCCAAGTGTTACTTATGCAGGAACCACATAAAGAAATAGCTTAGCTAACAAAAGAAGTTCAAGCTTGTGAATTGCATGTCCCAACAAATGATCAGTGTCATCCTTGTTAAGACATCTTTTATGCCATTATACCTATTTATGTGTCTCAACAAGTGGTGGAAGTAAAACATGCATGATACTTTTTCGTGGAAAATGCTGTTACTAGTGGTGGTTGTGTCGGCCAGACATCTGATACTCATGAGCCCAAAATATGACGATAGTTTGCTCAAGATTGTGGTAGAGTGACAGAATATAAAAAGGTTTATGAAAGATATGAGATGGGAACAATTCTGAAAGCAAAGCATAAGCAGCTCATATTAGTGTttagtaaaaaagaaaaacatccaTAGTATGGATGAACCATCAAAATTCCAGAGTCACATGGACTCTACCATCCACCCAAAATCTGTACCAAGACATGCATACCTGCAGGTTGGATACTCATCACTCTTTATTGTACTATTTCTATGATATAACAATACAAAGCTGTTGTGATTCTCAGGCTTCTGATGAAAATAACTTCCCTCCTTTTCCATTCTCATAACATTACAACATCAGTATTATATTTATTGTCTTTTCAAATATTCTTATCCTATGCACTCATGACTTAATTATGCCTCCTTGCCAAACTGTGCACTTGGATGTGCCCCATATCATGTTCTTGTGCCCATCCACGCAACACTTCAACCATATGCTGCAAGAAAATGATAAAAGTTGTAATGACATAAGAGACATAATACCTTTTCTTATTGTATACTTGCTATGAATTTGATTAACAATTGCAAGTGTGAACTGTGCATATCTACTCCACCCATATGGCAAGGTAGTAGAATCAGCAACATCCAGGTATATGGACAAGTGGTCCACATTATTTCCCTTGGGAAAAATCAGCACCCGCCTATAACAATCAATGCAAGCATTAGCACTTAACCTCATCTGATGGCATGTCCCAACTAAATGGGATGAATCGTGTACCAACAAAATGGAAGCAGGAAAAGGACTACAAATATCTGCTCACCACTTGTACCCTCCAACATAGAAAATGTCGGAGTAGAGCTTCTTGATGTTCAACCTGGAGAAATTCTCAATGGTCCACCTAAATTTGAATGGAGGAGGATCCTCCACCTGCTGATTCTCTGGCGTAGTTGCCGTCTCAGCTTGTGTAACTAACCAAAAAAGAATGTGAGGCAAAAGAAGATATTGTCATCAAAACCCTAAaccatcacttgatcaaatagccATTACACAAAATAACTTTTTAAAAAATCACATCTTCCAATCAGCACAAGTGTGCAAGATCACAAATTTCCAATGCTAAAGGGGCGGAACCTCGAATCAACTAAGAGCCCCGATGCCCATCACGAAGAACAGTTACCTTCCATCGGCTGGGGTCCCTCAGTGAGCTCCTGATGCGGAACCagcatctcctcttcctcctgctgCAAAAACCAAGGCACAGATCAGCGCTCAGATCCAGCAAAAACCACAAACACTGCGATCGAAAGAACACCCTAGAAGCCACAGTGGGGTTAATGGGCATCTCCATCCAACCCGCTTTGTGGGGCCCAGGCCACGCTCCAAACCCTAAAGCCGACGTGAACCTCACTAGGACGCACGAAACCAACGGGTGAAGAACGAGAGCAGAGCGCCGCCTCAAGCTAGCGAATCGAGGACTACGAGGAGGAACGGGAAGAGGGATGAGGATCGGGAAAACCGTACGTCGAGAGGTGGCGGGGTCATCATAGTCATGAGTAGTGGCCCCGCAGATGGCGTCGACGgggaagggggaggaggaggatgatgagaAGAAGAAGGATCCGATCCGATCGGAGGCGGAGAAcgggagcaggaggaggaggcggagggcagAGAAGAGCCCAGCACTTCTATTGGAGCGAGCGACGAAAGCCAAAACAAAAGTGGTGAAGGCGACGGTCGATGGGTTTAAGTGCTAGTGGAGGGCATGAGGGGAAATTTGGTTACTTTTATGCGGGACCCAGAATACAACAGCCAATGAAAAAACTGGTGGCAGCATGGGTGCAGAACAGTCATGTAAAACACCGTGGCTCTTTCATAATTACGAATCAGCACTTCGTAATTGCATGAAACCCAGAATTATATCTAAGGTGCTCCCTGTAATTTTGGAATTACACGTTTGATCAGTATAAAACTATTTTATTTTAGCATGATTAACTGCCTCCTTCTTTATGGAGACATATTAAAATGATTACAAATTATTATCATGATTTATAATGAATCACTATAGAAAAACGTAGGCTTTTGTTATTATCCAAAGATAACTGTCATAATATATAACTTTGACAGATGATTCAGTTCACTCATGGATGATGATTACATTTGCTGGATGTAGAAAATTCCATACATTACGAGGGGCAGTTGAATGAAATGGTAACTTGATATGAAtctatctaaactatcatgatatctaCATGTTGTTTCCGGAGCGGAAGTGCCAAGTGCACTGAGAACAAAAGTGTTTCAAGCTGGTGCAGAGTTTTTGTGAAAAAAACTGATAGAAAGCAGATGTTATAAAGCTTCTGTTCACTATATCTGCAAGAGGATAATGTGATAAAATCATCAGATGAACTTGAAAAGTGACAACATAACAACACTAGTCTTCTAAAAGTTTCAGGTATTCGAGATAGATGGTaaaaagacttcaaaccataactaGAGGTTCATAGGGTTCCAAACTTCAGAATCTGTATGGAGTACTCGTCATATAGCATGCACATTGTAATTCCAAGCTATGGATAAGATCTTCCATAGCAGAAAGCTGATGCAGATCAAGGCTAGATATACCTCCACAGAGACACAAGACCCTCCACAGTTGCCAAGAAAACTGGATATACCTGGCAAAGCAAAAAAGTGCACCAAATCAAATTCCGCAAAAGAAGACATTCAATCTTGACTTTCCAACAGATAGCAGCAATAGTCACTTTATTAGAGAAATAAATTTAACTAGTGTCAAGCAAAGAAAAAGTGAGACAGAAGTCACACCAAAGGAGAGATTGAAATTGCTACAATGGAACCTTACAACACTGAGTATAACTCCGAATATTGTAATGATTCAAAACTTCTACTACATGTATACTTGACTGTATGGTTGCGCCCAAAAGTCAAAGCACATATTATATTATCAGAATTGTCAGGTGGTCTATATATGATCGAGACAGAATACATAATAAGAGTCAACATCAGCAGCAAGCAAGACAAAGACTTGAATATGTTCCAGCAATCATAAACCAAAATCATTAGATGGTGGAACTTAAATTCCTTTTTAACATAAATCGATTCACCAGGCAGACAGTTTGGAGTACATGGTTATCTTTTAGGGCTCCCTCACAAGATCGTTGTCTTCTATTTACATTTCTACATCCCAGAATCAAAAGTTTCCTtatgaatttctttttttttcatggtTACTTCATTAACTATGCCTGTTTTTGCGTATACCTATAAAAGAAGCCAATAGGTACAATATGGTCATTTCCATAAGATTACTATTTTCTATTTAGTATTCACAACACCTATATTCTCCACTATAAACTGATATCTTACAGACTTAACTTCGGCAGTCTAGCAAATTTGTATAAGACAAAATCCTATAAATATATGATTCCAACAAACTAGTACATGAGGTACCTCATTTTTACTAAACTTTTAAACCACCCAGCCCATAACAACGACAGGGGAAGAACAGTCATTCCTGCTCAAATGGCACGACTACAAATTAGTACAAACCAagatatgcaataccgtaccataccgatatTTCGAGATTGGCtcagtacggtatggtaccgacataccgagcggtacaccatggCATACCGAACGATTTTCtcctactgtagcactgctacagtattatTACTATATCACTGTAGCATGGCCGTCCGATAGCGgacggtccgcataccggtacgtaccacccgtatcgagtggtaccattcgaaattgcgtaCCATGGTACAGACTGCATCTTCAATCTTGATGGTAACTATTTGCTTCAGGTACAATTCGATGGTTTCCAGATAATGAGCAGTTTTTACATGACATTTAAGTAGAAGAAAATGTTAGGTAGGATGCATGAAGAATCAGCCCCTAGAACAATATACATAATATTGGGATGATAAAATCTCCAATTAAAACCCTATATTAGATATAAATAAAAtccataaatagaaaaaaaaaaatgaagcacAGAAATGAACATGGGAGAcagacatgatatagacacagtaaTCTTATGCATGAAAAAAACTGTATAAATTGGACTGCCTATGACCAAGTGATTCATAAGATATACGAGAACTATTCTTGTAAGTAACCATCAAAAATATACTTCAGACACAAACAAAAATTAGGAGAGTGCACACATTCAGAGCAATTCAAAGTCCAAATAAAAAAAGTTGCCTAATAGTCCATAAAACTAAGACTCCCATCAATGTGGGATCTCATGAGGATCAACAATAACTGATCTACCCATGCCAGCAGAAAGGTTGATGTCACATTGCAAACTCTGATTAGCTAGATCATGAAGGAATACAAAGTTTGAGATACAGACTGCTAATGACCTTATCTAAAATATCATATGAAGTATGCCCTCAACACATGCACATTACCGAAACAAATAATTGGAGATGATAGCATCATACATATGTTCTTAAGTACAGACTACagaataacaaatatgatataaatGTCATATACAAGGATTGAGTTTTGTGGTATACCACCCCAAACACCCCAAATAGGTGACACCAGTTCAAAACCAACTcaccatcaagaagaaaaaagacGAGGAAGAAGGTACATTTAGGATTGGAAATCTCTTCACAtgaaaatcaacatattttctgGATCTATACTAGGCTGGAAATAAGGACCAACATAAATCTGATTGGATTGGTGATGAACTCAATTTGTGTTCAATTAACATATTTTAAATCTTTGTAATTAATTTTTTCCTCTGGAAATATTTTAATATCTGTCATGAGATCTTTTGTGAAAATTTATAAGTTGTCATGGCAACATCTCTTAGGTTTCTACCTTTGTTTCCTAGACttatcaagaagaagaaaaagaaagtgaaTGTTATAGAAGGTTTATTATACTTCACCTATCTCCGTTCTTTAAGCAAGAAGTAGCCTAGAAATTATGTATTTAACAATCATGCTCCACAACTATATTATTCTGCAGTTTTCTGGAGAAGTCTTCAACGAAGAATCCTAATTAATTAACAGAAGCAAAAGATCATTAATCAAACCATGAGAACAACAAATTTCTAAACTGGACTGAGGAAATGCAATCACTAGGGGTGAAAACAAATACCATATGCCTGAATCTAACTTCGGCATCTAGGTGAAGTTGGTTAGAAATATGGTTAAGTAGATGTATCTCTATCACATATCTATATTTCTATGGAGATCCCACTATCCAATATCTTCTAAGTTGGAGAATGATTATGGGTTGAGTTCACAACAAAATATCCAAATATAATGGGAACTATTAAATTAATCCATGTTAATCTAGGAAAAGTAGTTTTTTGGTGTTTAATGTAGTGtgcaaatattttatgttttttctattttcatatttaagatatatgtttcataaattttaactagtttcttaattatttttcccagatttatataatatttacacATAAATTAGCCTGATATGTCATTTGAATACATATACATTATATAATCAGTGTATATGCATGTCCCCATTAAACAAATATGGCTACAAAATTTAGTCTCCATTTAATATCTGTATCTGAATTCATGTGCTAAGCAGAAAAGTGGATATTGGTATAATTTTTCCACCAAGTCAATATGCATCAGACCATTTTCACACCCAGCAACCTCATTCTAGTTAAATCCACATTAAAGTGTCTATTCAAATAATAATCCAATTGGCTTTATTAAAGTTTTTTATGTAAATCATTTATTTGCTCCATTTATTTCTATTTTCTACTCATTTTCTCATGTTGTGTCATCTAAGTCCTATATATTAGTATAAGTACAAAAAGATAAACAATAGCTAATCCTCACTTTTGATCCAATACAAGTGAAACATCACCATCATGGTGGGGATAACATGTAGCCCAAGGATTTAAATCTCAATCAATACACCAGCATGTACCACCTGACGTCACAGATATAAATAATTGTTAAACTGCTTAACTACATTGTTAGGCTCTTTATTTCACCCTATTTTCGTATATAAAAGCATCTAAAAGGAAAACATATtatagaaaaaaaacaaaaaattcatacatgcatatatatacatatatatgtatatgtacacacacacacacatatatacatatatatacatatatatatgtacacacacacacacacacacacatatatatatcccTGTGAAATATATGATTTTTGTATTTATCCCTTTGAATTTAAGTTTAAGATAAACATCCATGCAATATATAAAATGTTGCATGTATACCATTGTGGTTAATCTCCATACATTAACAATCATTTGAATATTAATTGACTCTAAATAACAATAATATTCTTTAAAAACTCATTATGATAATAAAAACATCAAGAGTTTATTATATACATATCTTTTTTAATTTAAACTAACTAAATATTAGCTACAGTTGGTTAACCTGAGTTTTTCAGGTTGAATGCTAATGGGAGAGATATATGTGAAAGAACTGATATTTGGCGGATATATAAGGATCTTAATATTTAGAGGGATATAGATATGACAAAATATGCTATttccaaatattttgaaaaaaaaaatagatatgtaaaaaacccaaaaaaaaaaatgaggggATTGAAACTTAAAATATGTGCAGGATTTCAATTATTATTTATGGGTCATGAAAAAAAATACACATCCATCTGGCATAAATTCTCTCATAGATGAATGACAAAGTAAGCTAGATCAAACAAAGGCATAAGCCACTTTCCCTTGCTTGTATTAACGTCATTTTACCTTGCTTATACCACATGTTTCTGTGCTGTGGACAAAATACAACTGACTTTGCATATTACTGATATGCCCACTCAAAGTGTAAATCAGCAATTATGAGAGGGAAATGAAATCATGGAAAGCAGAAGCAGTAAGATTCAGTATGCCATTAACCATGTGGAAACCATTTCACTATTTTATCGTTAGCTTAAAGCTTTAATTTTGTGGGAAACCCAAATTCATTCTTCGATGCCTTTTAAAGGAACCATTCCAAAACAATTTTGGTGGCAAGAGCTCACAAGCTAGTTGCCCCAAAGCGTGCCCAGTCAATCTCTATGTTTAGTTACTGCTAATGCTTTACATTAAAGATTTGGGATAACCACTGAACCACAAGTTATAGCTAAAGTTTAAGCACGAAGCATTTAAGGAGATTCCAAGTAAATGCGCCAAAATAACATACCAGTGAATCACTGTTGATTTGGCGGAGGTGGTGGTGGCATTCCAGGTCTTGGTGGAGCAAACACAGGCACCGGCCCACCTGGCGGTGGTGGCATCCCTGGCCTTGGCGGCAGTGGGGCAGGCATACCAGGCCGCATCACCGGCGGAGGGACCCTCATCATCTGTGGCGGCACCGGGAATGGCGGTGGTGGAGCCCCAGGCCTCGCAGCAAACTGAACAGGCATACCTGTGGGTGGGCGTTGGCCCATCGACGGGGGCTGGCCTGGGTAACCCGGCATCTGCCCCGGCGGCGGAGGGCGGATGACCTGAGGATAGGAGACAGGCGGGGCCGACAGCTGAGGCACCGGAGGGCGCGAGATCTGTGGCTGCATCATCCCGGGTGCGGGCCCGCCGACGCCACGCACGGGCCCGGCGAGCCCGGGCTGGGCCTGGATGAGAGGCGCGGTAGGGATGCCGCGGCCGGCGGCGCGGCCAACGCCGGGGCCAGCAAGAGCTGCGGCGGCGTGGGCCTTAGCGCGGGACTCGTCGGGGGGCGGAGGGCCCTCGACGGTCATTGACACAACCTCCTCACCGCGAAGGAGGACGAGGCCGAGAGTGCGGCGGTCCTCCCGCTCCTCGCCGGGCTTCTTGCCCGCCGCAGCGGCGGCGCCCTTGACAGGGGGCAGCCTGCGGAACTCCTCGCAGTCGCCGAGGACGAGGTTCATGTGGCGGTCGAAGGCCATGAACTTTCCCACTAGCTGGCGGCCGTCCTGGATCGTGACGCGCATCCGGTAGTTGATGTACTGCAGCATCTTGGAGCCCTTCGACATCGACATGGCTCTCCGATCGCGATTAGCGtttctagggttagggtttgaaGCGGACGCAACAAAGAGCTACAAGGGTTTTCGCGGGGCGGAAGCGGAGGCGTAAAAAATAGCCTAAGAGCAGTCACGTAAGTATCACGTGGGGAAAGCGAGAGGGGCTTTGAGCAGTGACGTTGGAATCACGTGCAGAAGGCTTGGGGTTTCGAACCAGGGGAGGAGGCGCCTTGAGCAGTCACGTTCGGGTCACGTGCTCAAGGCTTTGGGAGCGCGTTTCCAGAGAACTAATAAGAAGCTTTGTATTGCCGACCAAACAAAATGGGATAATTTGAACAAAATGTACAATAAATCTGTTTTTATGTTATTTCTTGTAAAAGTTCCTTAGTTTGCAGTATCATTTTCCTGAGggttaataaaaagatatatgaaaTGGATTGTTAATTAAAGAGATGTAGTTCAccaaatttattataataaataaatacttCATGAAGATGAAGTTTAACGATAGAATAATTTCTTCTTTCATGTATCCTTAATTATTATAGTCTCCGATGCTTCAATTatcgatttttatttttattttattttttaagattaaaACCCGTTAATTATTATAGTCTCCGTTATTATCCATTTACACATGTTGCCTAGCAACAGGCAAAATAGTATAGTACTTCAACAATGCAATTCAATGCAAAAATAGCATATCTATTCGTTGTGTATATTTGAAAGAGTGAAAGCTACACCACTGGAGTATCATTTTAGTATTTTATGCCATGCTCTATTCTCCATTTATGTTTTGCAGCCTAAAGTTATAGAGGAATTCAACATAAACAAACACATGGAAGGAATTCAACAGAGCAATACATGCAGCCATGTCCTCAACAAGATTGCACCATAGCAAAAAGTGTTGTTGCCTAAAACTGTGTGATGTATAGATTAAGATAGACCAGACTGCAAAACTAAATTGACTCCCATGGAAGCAGATCAACTTTTCTTCCACCATTCTGAGTAATAGCCACCACAGTCCTCAACAGCAACCTTTTGGCAAACTGGCCAAAGACAGGAAATTGTTTTACCCAATATGAGGAAATAGGACTCTGCCTTCTGCATTGGGATATTATTTCTCCATCCCAAACACTTTTTGTCAATTAAATAGGGAAAAAAAATCACTACATCACAAGTAACTAAACAAAACATGCATTTTAATCTCCTCTGCAATATCAATGCTGCTTGCaggtaaaaatatttaaatttcatgTTTGCATGTCTCTTATCAAGATGATATGTAAAGATACAAGATTCAGGTGCCTTCCCAACAAAGAATCCTTGCACAATAATTTTTCAGGGCTTGAGGATAGAAAGAAAAAATGGTGAATATGGTTTCAAGAAAATTTGGATATTCTGTTGTTGATCAGGCTGATCCATGAAGTTCCAGTTGAAAATAGGCCAGCTAACTCCAAATCATGTTACCCTAAGACTATTCACTGCCCTTTGGCAGACCTCTTCATCACTTAACCTGCTCAAGATGACTGACCAGGCTTAGTGGTTTGCCCATAAGGTGTTTCAAGCACCCGGATGGCAGGACCATAAATTCTGTGACAACGATCACTGAAAGAAGTGACTAGTCGGGAGACTACTTCCTTAAAAAACATTGATGCCACCTGCCAGAAGTGATGGAAAAAAAAGACACTAATCAGATGCAGAGTTaaggtgcaaaaaaaaaaagctcagTTATGATGCAGAAAAATGTtcaatttatgtaaaacctatttTAACCAGTTCCAGGACTATGGCCCCCCATAAGATTTTTGTTTCAAAAATCTAcataagtttaaaaagttctcaaAGTGAGAAGAACAATGACACTTCTTGGTCACACTTTTGAAGAGATTGAAAACAAATCTAAACAAGACTTCCATGTCCAATAACTTGAACAAGTAAATTTGAATCTTCTAAAAAGGATTCTAAATGTGTTAAAGAATATAAGTGCAATGTGCATGATGCCAGAAAAAGGTCAGTCATTCACGATTCACTTTCAGGTACTTACATGTGAATGAAAATTACATCTCAAAATTTCATTGTGTATCAACAAAATCAACTTGAAAATATAtggaaaaaaagaaggaagacaATTCAAGATTTACCTGACGATATAGTGGTGACTGAAACTTAAAATCCACCAAGAAATAAAGGTCACAAGTTCCAGGAACTGGTCCCGGATTAAATTCCCAAATGTTGATCAAATGGTCAAAAAGCCCGCTTTGTGAAGCAGTGGTCTGAAAGCAACACAAGCTGCACCAATCAATATGAACTAATATTTACAAGAAAAAAGATGATAGTAAATTACTATTGCTCGATTACACTTGATAATTTACTCAATGCCAACTTCGTAATATTAAATCTAGCTGCAATCACACAAATGAAAGGCTTTAGACATAAGAAC
Above is a genomic segment from Musa acuminata AAA Group cultivar baxijiao chromosome BXJ3-4, Cavendish_Baxijiao_AAA, whole genome shotgun sequence containing:
- the LOC103982494 gene encoding uncharacterized protein LOC103982494; this translates as MSMSKGSKMLQYINYRMRVTIQDGRQLVGKFMAFDRHMNLVLGDCEEFRRLPPVKGAAAAAGKKPGEEREDRRTLGLVLLRGEEVVSMTVEGPPPPDESRAKAHAAAALAGPGVGRAAGRGIPTAPLIQAQPGLAGPVRGVGGPAPGMMQPQISRPPVPQLSAPPVSYPQVIRPPPPGQMPGYPGQPPSMGQRPPTGMPVQFAARPGAPPPPFPVPPQMMRVPPPVMRPGMPAPLPPRPGMPPPPGGPVPVFAPPRPGMPPPPPPNQQ